The Setaria viridis chromosome 6, Setaria_viridis_v4.0, whole genome shotgun sequence genome contains a region encoding:
- the LOC117860796 gene encoding uncharacterized protein has product MSTSWDHSQQHNGNHRRDDGVRPHRRPRYNDDYRGHRSGVVEWTVAVVFTVLAVVVLLAAVAVLVVVLLLQPRSPYLAVRTASLDALVYDQNGALDDVQLSLLVEARNGNAHSAAAFSRLELRLSFGGGVVLAKLRADPFQLPPKGTLPLAYVARSQGVPLDATRSAAVEAALRDGVVPFRVDGEAKTAWKIAGLVGIHHWTRMACELRFFWPNGSALHFSCNSKSKFLF; this is encoded by the coding sequence ATGTCGACCAGCTGGGACCATTCGCAGCAGCACAATGGCAACCACCGGCGTGACGACGGCGTGCGCCCGCACCGGCGGCCGCGGTACAACGACGACTACAGGGGCCACCGGTCGGGCGTGGTGGAGtggacggtggcggtggtgttCACGGTGCTGGccgtggtggtgctgctggcggcggtggccgtgctggtggtggtgctccTTCTCCAGCCCCGGTCGCCGTACCTCGCCGTCCGGACGGCGAGCCTCGACGCGCTCGTCTACGACCAGAACGGCGCGCTGGACGACGTGCAACTGTCGCTCCTCGTCGAGGCCCGCAACGGCAACGCGCACTCCGCCGCGGCGTTCTCGCGCCTGGAGCTCCGGCTGtccttcggcggcggcgtggtcctCGCCAAGCTCCGCGCCGACCCGTTCCAGCTGCCGCCGAAGGGCACCCTGCCGCTGGCCTACGTGGCGCGCTCTCAGGGCGTCCCGCTCGACGCCACCCGGAgcgccgccgtggaggccgCGCTCCGCGACGGCGTCGTGCCGTTCCGGGTGGACGGGGAGGCGAAGACGGCGTGGAAGATCGCCGGGCTCGTCGGCATCCACCACTGGACGCGGATGGCATGCGAGCTCCGGTTCTTCTGGCCCAACGGCTCCGCGCTCCACTTCAGCTGCAACTCCAAGTCCAAGTTCTTGTTCTGA
- the LOC140223043 gene encoding uncharacterized protein: MEVFEGAEFVRLRSLEHGTYLHAAEDGRGVLLDARGASPHAAWAVQREQSAGGGGGRGSFSGGGSPGTVHVLLRGVYGRYLGGPDPSGPLHPCRRLAAAQRDRGEREVQAVMWRAVGTASGAGVVLLHDAHGRFLRANWRCLPCRAGVAVGDGGCFGPTMKWAVEAIPSKHGQPELPLASDVRSSSPPPIPLPPNFVVRSSSCVLELFASMILPFFQELRICHLCATPEESDDLVQPDWVKFLDGTCPPLAGLRRWVVAAATQQREIRWVLADGSGEFREENWASFQYSGRSAILLRSKLAHLTLQFCSLTLFIRAGRHGQLTPLVTDLPRSRERLDIVVFRADTGGQ; encoded by the coding sequence ATGGAGGTGTTCGAGGGCGCGGAGTTCGTGCGTCTGCGGAGCCTGGAGCACGGCACGTACCTCCACGCCGCCGAGGACGGCCGGGGCGTCCTCCTGGACGCGCGCGGCGCGTCGCCCCACGCGGCGTGGGCCGTGCAGAGGGAGCAAtccgccggcggaggaggaggaagaggaagcttcagcggcggcggcagccccggAACGGTCCacgtcctcctccgcggcgtcTACGGCCGGTACCTCGGCGGCCCCGACCCCAGCGGACCGCTCcacccctgccgccgcctcgccgccgcccagcgcgACCGGGGCGAGCGGGAGGTCCAGGCCGTCATGTGGCGAGCCGTCGGGACGGCCTCCGGCGCTGGAGTCGTCCTCTTGCACGATGCGCACGGGcgcttcctccgcgcgaactgGAGGTGCCTCCCCTGCCGCGCCGGTGtcgccgtcggcgacggcggctgctTCGGCCCGACGATGAAGTGGGCGGTCGAGGCCATCCCCTCCAAGCACGGCCAGCCGGAGTTGCCGCTCGCCAGCGACGTGAGATCCTCGTCCCCTCCTCCCATTCCTCTACCTCCTAATTTCGTTGTGCGATCGAGTTCTTGTGTTCTTGAATTGTTCGCGTCAATGATTCTGCCGTTCTTCCAAGAACTCCGAATTTGTCACTTATGTGCAACCcctgaggaatctgatgatctTGTGCAGCCGGATTGGGTCAAGTTCTTGGACGGAACGTGCCCGCCGCTGGCTGGCCTTCGCcggtgggtggtggcggcggctaccCAGCAGCGGGAGATCCGGTGGGTGCTGGCGGACGGCTCCGGTGAGTTCAGGGAGGAGAACTGGGCCTCCTTCCAGTACTCCGGGAGGTCGGCGATCCTGCTGCGGAGCAAGCTGGCGCACCTCACGCTGCAGTTCTGCAGCCTCACGCTGTTCAtccgcgccggccgccatgGCCAGCTGACCCCTCTCGTCACGGACCTGCCGCGCAGCAGGGAGCGCCTCGACATCGTGGTCTTCAGGGCCGACACCGGAGGTCAGTGA
- the LOC117860804 gene encoding uncharacterized protein isoform X1 — protein sequence MDPQPFVRLSVGQLGLKLPGGNASKASSRLCDCEIRLGGFPVQTAQVPLIHSPEFNLDPFTNAAVFSLDESDLRSLAAPGCFRPPRPCLEVAVYLARFGGARCGVTWRKRLVGVFRVELASSSEWRDGKPVLLHHGWAGIGKGAAEARPELHLRVKMEADPRYIFQFDDEVALNPQVVQLHGSSRQPIFSCKFIRDRRRPSQGDGQYWSSSGGSEETDMEMAMRRERKGWKVVIHDLSGSAVAAAFMATPFVPAPGGDTVARSNPGAWLIVRAGTTGSSDSWQPWGRLEAWRESSSSAPAASSRDTVRLRLHLLPDGQDDCVLVSEAPLGSDKGGEFSIDMDRQAPAPVPAAAAAAGHCAVSLGAACAGGGFVMSCKVEGEARSSRPFVQLAMRHVTCMEDAAMFVALAAAVDLSVKACRPFRRKPGKKAASPSPDPLELDT from the exons ATGGATCCCCAGCCGTTCGTGAGACTCTCCGTCGGCCAGCTCGGTCTCAAGCTCCCCGGCGGGAACGCCAGCAAGGCGTCCTCCCGGCTCTGCGACTGTGAGATCCGGCTCGGCGGTTTCCCGGTGCAGACGGCGCAGGTGCCCCTGATCCACTCACCGGAGTTCAACCTCGACCCCTTCACCAACGCGGCGGTCTTCTCCCTCGACGAGTCCGACCTCAGGTCCCTGGCGGCGCCGGGGTGCTTCCGCCCCCCACGGCCGTGCCTCGAGGTCGCCGTCTACCTGGCCCGCTTCGGCGGCGCGCGCTGCGGCGTCACGTGGAGGAAGCGGCTCGTCGGCGTGTTCAGGGTGGAGCTTGCGTCGTCGTCGGAGTGGCGCGACGGGAAGCCCGTGCTGCTCCACCATGGCTGGGCTGGCATCGGCAAGGGTGCGGCGGAGGCCAGGCCGGAGCTCCACCTCAGGGTGAAGATGGAGGCCGACCCCCGGTACATCTTCCAGTTCGACGACGAGGTCGCGCTCAACCCGCAGGTCGTCCAGCTCCATGGCAGCTCCCGGCAGCCCATCTTCAGCTGCAAGTTCATCCGCGACCGCCG CAGGCCGTCTCAGGGTGACGGGCAGTACTGGTCGAGCTCCGGCGGTAGCGAGGAGACGGACATGGAGATGGCGATgagaagggagaggaaggggtggAAGGTGGTGATCCACGACCTGTCGGggtcggccgtggcggcggcgttcATGGCCACTCCGTTCgtgccggcgccgggcggcgacACGGTGGCGCGGTCCAACCCGGGCGCGTGGCTCATCGTGCGCGCCGGCACCACGGGGTCGTCGGACAGTTGGCAGCCGTGGGGCCGGCTCGAGGCGTGGcgggagtcgtcgtcgtcggcgccggcggcgagcagcagggACACggtgcggctgcggctgcaccTGCTCCCGGACGGGCAGGACGACTGCGTGCTGGTGTCGGAGGCGCCACTGGGCAGCGACAAGGGCGGCGAGTTCTCCATCGACATGGACaggcaggcgccggcgccggtgccggccgcggcggcggcggcggggcactgCGCGGTGAGCCTGGGCGCCGCGTGCGCGGGGGGCGGGTTCGTGATGAGCTGCAAGGTTGAGGGGGAGGCGCGGAGCAGCAGACCGTTCGTGCAGCTCGCCATGCGCCACGTCACGTGCATGGAGGACGCCGCCATGTtcgtcgcgctcgccgccgccgtcgacctcaGCGTCAAGGCGTGCCGGCCGTTCCGACGGAAGCCCGGCAAGAaggccgcctcgccgtcgcccgacCCTCTCGAGCTCGACACGTAG
- the LOC117860900 gene encoding protein FAR1-RELATED SEQUENCE 9, protein MMEPQVVDLEDDSINFWASLGVSPHVDQMPLHNVHIVDHQAQPPPAAAAAQPQSVCRDLFPVESDACLEPRLGMEFESGEAAKTFYIAYAGRVGFSVRIARSRKSKCSESIIMLRFVCSREGFSKEKRAATAGKKTRKRPASIREGCNAMLEVLRRGDSKWVVTKLVKEHNHEVGLPSRVHYIAIEGDAVVDPYLGMEFESLESAKTFYYSYASRAGFEARVRQSRKSQDESLKMLKLVCSRHRYHSGRENIGEDTKRVRALDPSRDGCDALFEIIRKGKDVWTVSKLILEHTHELNPAPASRVHCVRSQGEVLVIANNFADTRNLLLKGRDSQQPREMRYNDLGPEDAQSLFEYLKKRQDEDPSFFYAVQHGKNGQSANIFWADAKARMAYYHFGDAVRFETAYRKNKETIPIVIFLGVNHHVQPVVFGCALLLDESEASFTWLFEKWIEAMHMGPPISLVTELNREMTAAIAKVLPHTHHIFCGKHILDTVKEELHGTFPDLEPFITDLRKCIDGSRIEELFESGWSSVITKHGLSNNELLQSLYDIRQQWAPSYTKKVFYPGNQMPTTCENIEKVIEKYFSSKTELRVAVWQLGEAISSSFEAEVQADYFTIFQMPPLSTASPLEKQGSSIFTSTIFGIFQGQFAESFGYHAERLEDETVHKYRVTRYEGDEEIHTVSFSPDQSTVNCSCCLFESCGMLCRHALRIFIIQGVRALPKAYILKRWTKHAKNIITSDNYVDLRGDREDPSTARFNDLCCDAVKCAKEGSKSAEIYAVAKDALHKAFDEVVRSSKNFRGQQNLQSCTTSIKRPIKKFGKAKDSSGKSLKRSASKSPLMESDDIR, encoded by the coding sequence ATGATGGAGCCCCAGGTGGTGGACCTCGAGGATGATAGCATCAACTTCTGGGCCTCCCTCGGCGTCAGCCCCCATGTCGACCAGATGCCGCTGCACAACGTCCACATCGTCGACCACCAGGCtcagccaccgccggccgccgcggcggcgcagccgcAGTCAGTCTGCAGGGACCTCTTCCCGGTCGAGTCCGACGCCTGCCTGGAGCCTCGGCTGGGGATGGAGTTCGAGTCCGGCGAGGCCGCCAAGACCTTCTACATTGCTTATGCCGGCCGTGTTGGGTTCTCCGTCCGCATTGCCCGGTCACGCAAGTCCAAGTGCAGCGAGTCCATTATCATGTTGAGGTTTGTGTGCTCGAGGGAAGGGTTCAGTAAGGAGAAACGAGCGGCCACGGCTGGGAAGAAGACGAGGAAGCGTCCTGCCTCCATCAGGGAGGGCTGCAATGCCATGCTCGAGGTGCTCCGCAGAGGTGATAGCAAGTGGGTTGTTACCAAGCTTGTCAAGGAGCACAATCACGAGGTTGGGCTGCCCAGCCGAGTGCATTACATTGCCATTGAGGGTGATGCTGTGGTTGACCCTTACCTTGGTATGGAGTTTGAGTCCCTTGAGTCTGCCAAGACATTCTACTACTCATATGCCAGCCGTGCGGGGTTCGAAGCTCGTGTGCGGCAGTCCCGCAAGTCGCAAGATGAGTCACTCAAGATGCTGAAGCTCGTGTGCTCCAGGCATCGATACCATTCAGGCCGGGAGAACATTGGAGAGGATACCAAGAGAGTCCGTGCGTTGGACCCCTCTAGGGATGGCTGTGATGCATTGTTTGAGATAATTCGGAAGGGCAAAGATGTATGGACGGTCTCCAAACTCATCCTAGAGCATACTCATGAGCTGAACCCAGCACCAGCAAGCAGAGTTCACTGTGTTCGCTCGCAAGGTGAGGTACTTGTGATTGCAAATAATTTTGCTGACACACGCAATCTCCTTCTGAAGGGCCGAGATTCTCAGCAACCTAGGGAGATGCGGTATAATGATTTAGGGCCAGAGGATGCTCAAAGCCTATTTGAATATCTTAAGAAGAGACAAGACGAGGACCCTTCATTTTTCTACGCCGTGCAGCACGGAAAGAATGGGCAGTCAGCCAATATCTTCTGGGCTGATGCTAAAGCTAGGATGGCTTACTACCATTTTGGTGATGCTGTTCGGTTTGAGACAGCATACCGGAAAAACAAGGAGACTATCCCTATTGTCATATTCTTAGGTGTCAATCATCATGTACAGCCAGTTGTTTTTGGCTGTGCACTACTTCTTGATGAGTCTGAAGCGTCATTTACATGGTTATTTGAAAAATGGATTGAAGCAATGCACATGGGGCCACCTATTTCTTTGGTGACAGAGTTGAACCGAGAAATGACTGCTGCTATTGCCAAAGTATTACCTCATACCCACCATATTTTCTGTGGAAAGCATATCTTAGACACCGTGAAGGAGGAGCTACATGGTACGTTTCCAGATCTAGAGCCTTTCATAACTGATCTGAGGAAGTGCATTGATGGGTCCAGAATAGAAGAATTGTTTGAATCGGGTTGGAGCTCGGTCATCACAAAGCATGGACTTAGCAATAATGAGCTTTTACAGTCTCTCTATGATATTCGCCAACAATGGGCCCCTTCATACACGAAAAAGGTATTTTATCCCGGAAACCAGATGCCAACAACCTGTGAAAATATAGAGAAGGTTATTGAGAAGTATTTTTCTTCGAAGACTGAATTGCGGGTGGCGGTTTGGCAACTCGGAGAAGCTATTTCCAGTTCATTTGAAGCTGAAGTTCAGGCGGATTATTTCACAATTTTTCAAATGCCACCGTTGAGTACTGCCTCGCCATTAGAAAAACAAGGGAGTTCAATATTCACTAGCACAATATTTGGCATATTTCAGGGGCAATTTGCTGAGTCTTTTGGGTACCACGCAGAGAGACTCGAGGATGAGACAGTACACAAGTACCGTGTCACAAGATATGAAGGTGATGAGGAGATACACACTGTCTCTTTCAGTCCAGATCAAAGTACTGTGAATTGTAGCTGCTGCCTGTTTGAGAGCTGTGGTATGTTGTGCAGGCATGCTCTCCGAATTTTTATTATCCAAGGAGTACGTGCCCTTCCAAAAGCATATATCTTGAAACGTTGGACAAAGCACGCAAAAAATATAATAACCTCTGATAACTATGTTGATCTGAGGGGAGACCGTGAGGATCCCTCAACTGCAAGGTTCAATGATCTCTGCTGTGATGCAGTGAAATGTGCAAAAGAAGGTTCAAAATCTGCTGAAATCTATGCAGTCGCTAAAGATGCACTGCACAAGGCTTTTGATGAGGTAGTACGGTCATCAAAGAACTTTCGAGGGCAGCAAAATCTGCAAAGCTGTACAACATCAATAAAAAGGCCAATTAAGAAGTTTGGTAAGGCCAAAGATTCCTCTGGTAAAAGCTTAAAGAGGTCAGCATCTAAAAGCCCCCTTATGGAGAGTGATGATATTAGATGA
- the LOC117860804 gene encoding uncharacterized protein isoform X2 — MDPQPFVRLSVGQLGLKLPGGNASKASSRLCDCEIRLGGFPVQTAQVPLIHSPEFNLDPFTNAAVFSLDESDLRSLAAPGCFRPPRPCLEVAVYLARFGGARCGVTWRKRLVGVFRVELASSSEWRDGKPVLLHHGWAGIGKGAAEARPELHLRVKMEADPRYIFQFDDEVALNPQVVQLHGSSRQPIFSCKFIRDRRPSQGDGQYWSSSGGSEETDMEMAMRRERKGWKVVIHDLSGSAVAAAFMATPFVPAPGGDTVARSNPGAWLIVRAGTTGSSDSWQPWGRLEAWRESSSSAPAASSRDTVRLRLHLLPDGQDDCVLVSEAPLGSDKGGEFSIDMDRQAPAPVPAAAAAAGHCAVSLGAACAGGGFVMSCKVEGEARSSRPFVQLAMRHVTCMEDAAMFVALAAAVDLSVKACRPFRRKPGKKAASPSPDPLELDT, encoded by the exons ATGGATCCCCAGCCGTTCGTGAGACTCTCCGTCGGCCAGCTCGGTCTCAAGCTCCCCGGCGGGAACGCCAGCAAGGCGTCCTCCCGGCTCTGCGACTGTGAGATCCGGCTCGGCGGTTTCCCGGTGCAGACGGCGCAGGTGCCCCTGATCCACTCACCGGAGTTCAACCTCGACCCCTTCACCAACGCGGCGGTCTTCTCCCTCGACGAGTCCGACCTCAGGTCCCTGGCGGCGCCGGGGTGCTTCCGCCCCCCACGGCCGTGCCTCGAGGTCGCCGTCTACCTGGCCCGCTTCGGCGGCGCGCGCTGCGGCGTCACGTGGAGGAAGCGGCTCGTCGGCGTGTTCAGGGTGGAGCTTGCGTCGTCGTCGGAGTGGCGCGACGGGAAGCCCGTGCTGCTCCACCATGGCTGGGCTGGCATCGGCAAGGGTGCGGCGGAGGCCAGGCCGGAGCTCCACCTCAGGGTGAAGATGGAGGCCGACCCCCGGTACATCTTCCAGTTCGACGACGAGGTCGCGCTCAACCCGCAGGTCGTCCAGCTCCATGGCAGCTCCCGGCAGCCCATCTTCAGCTGCAAGTTCATCCGCGACCGCCG GCCGTCTCAGGGTGACGGGCAGTACTGGTCGAGCTCCGGCGGTAGCGAGGAGACGGACATGGAGATGGCGATgagaagggagaggaaggggtggAAGGTGGTGATCCACGACCTGTCGGggtcggccgtggcggcggcgttcATGGCCACTCCGTTCgtgccggcgccgggcggcgacACGGTGGCGCGGTCCAACCCGGGCGCGTGGCTCATCGTGCGCGCCGGCACCACGGGGTCGTCGGACAGTTGGCAGCCGTGGGGCCGGCTCGAGGCGTGGcgggagtcgtcgtcgtcggcgccggcggcgagcagcagggACACggtgcggctgcggctgcaccTGCTCCCGGACGGGCAGGACGACTGCGTGCTGGTGTCGGAGGCGCCACTGGGCAGCGACAAGGGCGGCGAGTTCTCCATCGACATGGACaggcaggcgccggcgccggtgccggccgcggcggcggcggcggggcactgCGCGGTGAGCCTGGGCGCCGCGTGCGCGGGGGGCGGGTTCGTGATGAGCTGCAAGGTTGAGGGGGAGGCGCGGAGCAGCAGACCGTTCGTGCAGCTCGCCATGCGCCACGTCACGTGCATGGAGGACGCCGCCATGTtcgtcgcgctcgccgccgccgtcgacctcaGCGTCAAGGCGTGCCGGCCGTTCCGACGGAAGCCCGGCAAGAaggccgcctcgccgtcgcccgacCCTCTCGAGCTCGACACGTAG